Part of the Acidimicrobiales bacterium genome is shown below.
CGCCAGCCGGGCCTGGTCGCCGCCGGGGCCTCGTACGGAGGGGTGGGCATCCCCGCATGCATCGGCCAGGGGCGCCGGGCGGCCCGGGCCGTGCTCGACCAGCTGACGGCGGGCGCCCGGCGATGAGCCCGCGGCCAGCGGCGGGGATCCATCCCGCCGCTGGTGTGGGGTACGCGTGGCGAATTTGGGAGAATCGGAAGGGCTGGGCAGGAGAGCGAGGTGATGAGGTGGCCAGAGCTATCTGGAGCGGATCGATCAGCTTCGGGCTGGTCAACGTGCCCGTGAAGCTGTTCACCAGCGTGCGCAAGAAGGACGTGCGCTTCAACCAGCTCCACGCCAAGGACGGCGTGCGCATCCAGCAGAAGCGGGTGTGCCCCGCCGACGGCGAGGAAGTGGGTTGGGACGACCTGGTGAAGGGCTACGAGATCGCGCCCGGGCAGTACGTCGTTGTCACCAACGAGGAGCTCGAGGCGCTCGACCCGGAAGCCACCCACACCGTCGACATCGAGGACTTCGTGGCCCTCGAGGACATCGATCCGCTCTACTTCGACTCCTCCTACTACCTGGTGCCCGACGCCCCCGGCGTCAAGCCCTACCGCCTGCTGCTCGACGCCATGAACGACAGCGGGCGGGTGGGCATCGGTCGGGTGG
Proteins encoded:
- a CDS encoding Ku protein — its product is MARAIWSGSISFGLVNVPVKLFTSVRKKDVRFNQLHAKDGVRIQQKRVCPADGEEVGWDDLVKGYEIAPGQYVVVTNEELEALDPEATHTVDIEDFVALEDIDPLYFDSSYYLVPDAPGVKPYRLLLDAMNDSGRVGIGRVVLRTKQYLCAVRPLGDALVLTTMNFADEVSPASELEGVPGPGAEPSSREMKVAKQLIDSLTAKFEPDKYHDTYREAVLALIEAKAQGQEVVSEPPPEKAAPVVDLMSALEASLAAVKDKGETEDTGRQEKRRATS